The proteins below come from a single Pelecanus crispus isolate bPelCri1 chromosome 19, bPelCri1.pri, whole genome shotgun sequence genomic window:
- the VPS26B gene encoding vacuolar protein sorting-associated protein 26B, whose product MSFFGFGQSAELELVLSDAESRRRVEHKTEEGKKEKYFLFYDGETVSGRVVLTLKHPNKRLEHQGIKVEFIGQIELYYDRGNHHEFVSLVKDLARPGEFTQSQTFDFEFTHVEKPYESYTGQNVKLRYFLRATVSRRLNDVVKEMDIVVHTLSTYPELNSSIKMEVGIEDCLHIEFEYNKSKYHLKDVIVGKIYFLLVRIKIKHMEIDIIKRETTGTGPNVYHENDTIAKYEIMDGAPVRGESIPIRLFLAGYELTPTMRDINKKFSVRYYLNLVLIDEEERRYFKQQEVVLWRKGDIVRKSMSHQAAIASQRFEGTSSHTEAKTPSQPADNNCRQ is encoded by the exons ATGAGCTTCTTCGGGTTCGGGCAGAGCGCGGAGCTGGAGCTGGTGCTGAGCGACGCCGAGAGCCGGCGGCGGGTGGAGCACAAGACGGAGGAAGGCAAGAAGGAGAAATACTTCCTCTTCTACGACGGGGAGACCGTCTCCGGGCGGGTGGTCCTCACGCTCAAGCACCCCAACAAGCGGCTGGAGCACCAGGGCATCAAAGTGGAGTTCATCGGGCAGATCG AACTCTACTATGACCGAGGAAACCACCATGAGTTCGTGTCTCTGGTGAAAGACCTGGCCCGTCCTGGTGAATTCACTCAGTCGCAGACATTTGACTTTGAATTCACACATGTGGAAAAACCTTACGAGTCCTACACGGGGCAGAATGTGAAGTTACG GTATTTCCTCCGAGCGACTGTCAGCCGCAGACTGAACGATGTGGTGAAGGAGATGGACATAGTTGTGCACACTCTGAGCACCTACCCAGAGCTCAACTCCTCTATTAAGATGGAGGTGGGGATCGAGGATTGCCTGCACATTGAGTTCGAGTATAACAAGTCCAA GTATCATTTAAAAGATGTGATTGTCGGAAAGATCTACTTCCTGCTGGTGCGAATCAAGATCAAACACATGGAGATAGATATCATCAAGAGAGAAACAACAGGGACCGGACCCAATGTATATCATGAGAATGACACAATAGCTAAATATGAGATCATGGATGGGGCACCTGTGAGAG GGGAGTCCATTCCCATCAGACTCTTTCTGGCTGGCTACGAGCTGACTCCAACGATGAGGGACATCAATAAGAAGTTCTCGGTACGTTATTACCTCAATCTGGTGCTGATCGATGAGGAAGAGAGACGCTACTTTAAACAACAG GAGGTGGTGCTTTGGCGGAAAGGAGACATAGTGAGGAAGAGCATGTCCCACCAAGCAGCCATCGCCTCGCAGCGGTTTGAGGGGACATCCTCACACACCGAGGCCAAGACCCCCAGCCAGCCTGCAGACAACAACTGCCGGCAGTGA